One Papaver somniferum cultivar HN1 unplaced genomic scaffold, ASM357369v1 unplaced-scaffold_76, whole genome shotgun sequence genomic window carries:
- the LOC113344319 gene encoding 3-oxoacyl-[acyl-carrier-protein] synthase I, chloroplastic-like: MMVATVGSACSTSTLLFGSKELVRNELVSGIRNNSLVRPFEPKQFRSILAKSVSKSRQVRAMASQIPTAPKREKDPKKRIVITGMGVVSVHGNDVDTFYSRLLAGETGISIIDRFDTSSLPTRIGGQIRNFSSGGHIDGKNDRRLDDCWRYVLVAGKGALEDANLGTEILESMDRSRIGVIVGTGMGGLATFSGGVESLILRGYKKITPFFVPYSITNMGSALIAIDRGLMGPNYSISTACATANFCFCAAANHIRRGEADIMVVGGTEAAIVPIGVTGFISCRALSQRNGEPQKASRPWDRDRDGFVMGEGSGVLIMESLESATKRGANIIAEYLGGAVNSDAHHMTDPRKDGLGVSSCIIKSLEDAGVSPEEVNYINAHATSTLAGDLAEVNAIKTVFKNTSEIKMNGTKSIIGHGLGAAGGLEAIATIKAITTGWLHPTINQFNLEPEVTIDTVPNMKKQHEVHVGISNSFGFGGHNSVVVFAPFKP, encoded by the exons ATGATGGTGGCAACTGTTGGTAGTGCTTGTTCTACAAGTACTCTTCTCTTTGGAAGCAAAGAATTGGTTAGAAATGAATTAGTTTCAGGGATTCGTAATAATAGTCTTGTCAGACCTTTCGAACCCAAGCAATTTCGTTCTATTCTGGCTAAATCAG TTTCAAAGAGTAGGCAAGTTAGAGCTATGGCTTCACAAATTCCCACAGCTCCGAAAAGAGAAAAAGATCCGAAGAAAAGAATCGTTATAACAGGAATGGGAGTTGTTTCAGTACATGGGAATGATGTTGATACCTTCTATAGTAGACTACTTGCAGGAGAGACTGGAATTAGTATTATAGATAGGTTCGATACTTCGTCCCTCCCTACAAGAATTGGTGGTCAAATCCGTAACTTTTCGTCCGGAGGTCACATTGACGGAAAGAATGACCGACGTCTTGATGACTGTTGGAGGTACGTTTTAGTTGCTGGAAAAGGAGCACTTGAAGATGCCAATCTTGGAACCGAAATTCTTGAATCC ATGGATCGATCAAGAATTGGAGTTATAGTAGGGACAGGCATGGGAGGATTAGCAACATTCAGCGGTGGAGTTGAATCTCTTATACTAAGGGGATATAAGAAGATCACCCCTTTCTTTGTTCCTTACTCCATTACGAACATGGGATCAGCATTAATTGCTATTGACAGAGGCCTAATGGGTCCGAATTACTCCATTTCTACTGCTTGTGCAACCGCAAATTTCTGCTTTTGTGCTGCAGCAAATCATATTAGAAGAGGTGAAGCTGATATCATGGTAGTGGGTGGCACTGAGGCTGCTATTGTCCCAATTGGTGTTACTGGTTTCATATCTTGTAGAGCTTTGTCTCAGAGAAACGGTGAACCCCAAAAAGCTTCCAGGCCATGGGATAGAGATCGTGATGGATTTGTCATGGGTGAAGGTTCTGGTGTACTG ATTATGGAGAGCTTAGAGAGTGCAACGAAAAGAGGAGCCAACATAATAGCGGAGTATTTGGGAGGCGCCGTTAACAGTGATGCTCATCATATGACAGATCCTCGTAAAGACGGTCTTGGAGTTTCTTCCTGCATAATCAAGAGCTTGGAAGATGCTGGAGTTTCTCCTGAAGAA GTGAACTATATTAATGCTCATGCAACATCAACCCTTGCGGGAGACTTAGCAGAGGTTAATGCCATAAAGACGGTCTTTAAAAACACATCCGAGATCAAAATGAACGGAACAAAG tcgaTTATTGGGCATGGGCTCGGCGCAGCTGGTGGATTAGAAGCCATAGCTACAATCAAAGCTATCACAACTGGATGGTTACATCCAACCATTAACCAATTT AATTTGGAGCCGGAGGTAACAATCGACACCGTTCCAAATATGAAGAAGCAGCATGAAGTCCATGTTG GTATTTCCAACTCATTTGGCTTCGGCGGGCACAACTCAGTTGTTGTCTTCGCTCCTTTCAAGCCCTAA